The Arachis hypogaea cultivar Tifrunner chromosome 19, arahy.Tifrunner.gnm2.J5K5, whole genome shotgun sequence genome has a window encoding:
- the LOC112779889 gene encoding ammonium transporter 1 member 2-like, whose protein sequence is MASQSCAAALLGGLANVNTTAANFICGQLDAINQKLTDTTYAVDNTYLLFSAYLVFAMQLGFAMLCAGSVRAKNTMNIMLTNVLDAAAGGLSYYLFGYAFAFGGPSNGFIGRHFFGLSDFPSPSADYSFFLYQWAFAIAAAGITSGSIAERTQFVAYLIYSSFLTGFVYPIVSHWFWSSDGWASPTRTSGSLLFGSGVIDFAGSGVVHMVGGVAGLWGALIEGPRIGRFDRSGRSVALRGHSASLVVLGSFMLWFGWYGFNPGSFLTIAKSYGKSSVYYGQWSAIGRTAVTTTLAGCTAALTTLFSKRLLVGHWNVIDVCNGLLAGFAAITSGCSVVEPWAAIVCGFVAAWVLIGLNMLAAKVKFDDPLEATQLHGGCGAWGVLFTGLFATKKYVAEVYGSGRPYGLLMGGGGKLLAAQVIEILVVSGWVTATMLPLFYGLQKMSLLRISREDETAGMDLTRHGGFAYAYHDEDDGFAKPAMYMMGRIEPSPQANPL, encoded by the exons ATGGCCTCTCAGTCTTGCGCAGCCGCACTCTTAGGCGGTTTGGCCAACGTCAACACAACGGCCGCAAACTTCATCTGCGGCCAGCTGGACGCTATTAACCAGAAGCTCACCGACACCACCTACGCCGTCGACAACACCTACCTCCTCTTCTCTGCGTACCTAGTCTTCGCCATGCAGCTCGGCTTCGCCATGCTCTGCGCGGGCTCCGTCCGCGCCAAAAATACCATGAACATCATGCTTACCAATGTTCTTGACGCAGCCGCCGGTGGCCTCTCCTACTACCTCTTCGGCTATGCCTTTGCCTTTGGAGGCCCCTCCAACGGCTTCATCGGTCGCCACTTCTTCGGTCTCAGTGACTTCCCCTCTCCCTCCGCCGACTACAGCTTCTTTCTCTACCAGTGGGCCTTCGCCATCGCCGCAGCCGGCATAACTAGCGGCTCCATCGCCGAGAGAACGCAGTTCGTCGCTTATCTTATATACTCCTCGTTCCTAACCGGCTTCGTCTACCCTATCGTCTCTCATTGGTTTTGGTCGTCTGATGGGTGGGCCAGCCCCACCAGAACCAGTGGAAGCCTCCTCTTTGGATCTGGCGTAATTGATTTTGCCGGATCTGGAGTTGTCCACATGGTCGGCGGAGTTGCCGGCCTATGGGGAGCCTTGATTGAAGGACCACGCATAGGTCGCTTTGACAGAAGTGGCCGTTCGGTGGCCCTTCGAGGTCACAGCGCTTCCCTAGTTGTGCTAGGTTCGTTTATGTTATGGTTCGGTTGGTACGGTTTCAATCCAGGCTCCTTTCTAACCATTGCGAAAAGCTACGGTAAAAGTAGCGTGTATTATGGACAATGGAGCGCGATAGGGAGGACAGCTGTCACTACTACATTGGCTGGTTGCACTGCAGCCCTAACTACTTTGTTCAGTAAACGGTTATTGGTTGGACACTGGAACGTGATCGATGTGTGTAACGGTTTGCTTGCTGGTTTCGCTGCCATAACGTCTGGGTGCTCTGTCGTTGAGCCATGGGCGGCAATTGTGTGCGGCTTTGTTGCGGCGTGGGTACTCATTGGGCTCAACATGTTGGCGGCAAAG GTGAAGTTTGATGACCCATTGGAGGCGACGCAGCTCCACGGAGGGTGTGGTGCATGGGGAGTGCTATTCACGGGGTTATTTGCAACTAAGAAATACGTGGCAGAGGTGTACGGATCCGGGAGGCCTTACGGGCTGTTGATGGGCGGCGGAGGGAAGCTGTTGGCTGCGCAGGTGATCGAAATTCTAGTAGTTAGCGGGTGGGTGACGGCAACGATGCTGCCGCTGTTTTACGGACTTCAAAAGATGAGTCTGTTGAGGATATCGAGGGAAGATGAGACGGCGGGTATGGATTTGACGAGACACGGTGGGTTTGCTTATGCGTATCATGATGAAGATGATGGGTTTGCAAAGCCCGCCATGTATATGATGGGCAGGATTGAGCCCTCTCCTCAAGCCAATCCACTGTGA